In Massilia violaceinigra, one DNA window encodes the following:
- a CDS encoding carbohydrate ABC transporter permease: MSTRRHTLQAWMFLAPALVLLAVFSFWPVAYGSFLAFTDYSLIRPTSFVGFDNFRYIFDNEMFVTGLKNSLLFMVMVPFVQIGAIALAVLVNNQLPGIRWFRAAFYVPVVTTVSVVGIMWGFMFHEQGTLNYVFMQLHLANAPIGWLTDDTLALFAVMFVTLWRGLGWYMVMYLAALQAIPADMQEAAMLDGANRWQQFWKITVPMLRPTIAVCTILSVLAALKAYQEVDVLTQGGPMNSTFTALYYAYDQGLKHLKLPRALAASLVVSSICIGIALVCLRYLKPKHR; encoded by the coding sequence ATGAGTACACGGCGCCACACCCTGCAGGCATGGATGTTCCTGGCACCGGCACTGGTGCTGCTGGCCGTGTTTTCGTTCTGGCCGGTGGCTTACGGCTCCTTCCTCGCGTTCACCGATTACAGCCTGATACGGCCAACGTCGTTCGTCGGGTTTGACAACTTCCGCTACATCTTCGATAACGAGATGTTCGTCACGGGCCTGAAAAACTCGCTGCTGTTTATGGTGATGGTGCCGTTCGTGCAGATCGGCGCGATCGCGCTGGCGGTGCTGGTCAATAACCAGCTGCCCGGCATCCGCTGGTTCCGCGCCGCCTTCTACGTGCCGGTAGTGACCACGGTGTCGGTGGTCGGCATCATGTGGGGCTTCATGTTCCACGAACAGGGCACGCTCAATTACGTCTTCATGCAGCTGCACCTGGCGAACGCGCCCATCGGCTGGCTGACCGACGACACCCTGGCGCTGTTCGCCGTCATGTTCGTCACCCTGTGGCGCGGCCTTGGCTGGTACATGGTGATGTACCTGGCGGCGCTGCAGGCCATCCCCGCCGACATGCAGGAAGCGGCCATGCTCGATGGCGCCAACCGCTGGCAGCAGTTCTGGAAGATCACCGTGCCGATGCTGCGCCCCACCATTGCCGTGTGCACGATCCTGTCGGTGCTGGCCGCGCTGAAGGCCTATCAGGAAGTGGACGTACTGACCCAGGGCGGGCCGATGAATTCGACCTTTACCGCCCTGTACTACGCCTACGACCAGGGCCTCAAGCACCTCAAGCTGCCGCGCGCGCTCGCCGCCAGCCTGGTGGTGTCGAGCATCTGTATCGGTATCGCGCTGGTGTGCCTGCGCTACCTCAAACCGAAGCACCGCTGA
- a CDS encoding ABC transporter ATP-binding protein codes for MAAVTLKGVVKRYDDKQTIIHGIDLEIADGEFVVFVGPSGCGKSTLLRMIAGLEEISGGELHIGGLLANDIAPAKRGLAMVFQSYALYPHMTVFENMAFALKLAGHKGEELKAQVGRAAEILQITHLLQRRPKELSGGQRQRVAIGRAIVRKPEVFLFDEPLSNLDASLRVQMRVELSRLHKELKTTMIYVTHDQVEAMTLGERIVVINGGRIEQVGTPYELYNNPGNLFVAGFLGAPKMNFIAAGVAHIGAIGVRVRLADGTLVDADADGGDAMIDDKVTLGIRAEHMTVLPAGSQQVNMIAAVVGHVEYLGDQTIVYASMAGDPALIALRQPQGGAMLRAGERIAVHLPPAHCHLFDARGRAFLRA; via the coding sequence ATGGCCGCCGTCACCCTCAAGGGCGTCGTCAAGCGCTACGACGACAAGCAGACCATCATCCACGGCATCGACCTCGAGATCGCCGACGGCGAATTCGTGGTCTTCGTGGGGCCCTCCGGCTGCGGCAAATCGACCTTGCTGCGCATGATCGCCGGGCTGGAGGAAATCAGCGGCGGCGAGCTGCATATCGGCGGCCTGCTGGCCAACGATATCGCCCCGGCCAAGCGCGGGCTGGCCATGGTATTCCAGTCGTATGCGCTGTATCCGCACATGACGGTGTTCGAGAACATGGCGTTCGCGCTCAAGCTGGCCGGCCACAAGGGCGAGGAACTGAAAGCGCAGGTCGGGCGCGCCGCCGAGATTTTGCAGATCACCCATCTGCTGCAGCGCCGGCCCAAGGAGCTGTCGGGCGGCCAGCGCCAGCGCGTGGCGATCGGGCGCGCCATCGTGCGCAAGCCCGAGGTGTTCCTGTTCGACGAACCGCTCTCGAACCTCGACGCCAGCCTGCGCGTGCAGATGCGGGTGGAACTGAGCCGCCTGCACAAGGAACTCAAGACCACCATGATCTATGTGACCCACGATCAGGTCGAGGCGATGACCTTGGGCGAGCGCATCGTCGTCATCAACGGCGGGCGCATCGAGCAGGTGGGCACGCCGTACGAGCTGTATAACAATCCGGGCAACCTGTTCGTGGCGGGCTTTTTGGGCGCCCCCAAAATGAACTTCATCGCCGCCGGGGTGGCGCATATCGGCGCCATCGGCGTGCGCGTGCGCCTGGCCGACGGCACGCTGGTCGACGCCGACGCCGACGGCGGCGACGCCATGATCGACGACAAGGTCACGCTCGGCATCCGCGCCGAACACATGACGGTGCTGCCGGCCGGTTCGCAGCAAGTCAATATGATTGCCGCCGTGGTCGGCCACGTCGAATACCTGGGCGACCAGACCATCGTCTACGCCAGCATGGCCGGCGACCCGGCCCTGATCGCGCTGCGCCAGCCGCAGGGCGGCGCCATGCTGCGCGCGGGCGAGCGTATCGCGGTGCATTTGCCGCCCGCGCACTGCCATCTGTTCGACGCGCGCGGACGCGCGTTTTTACGCGCCTGA
- a CDS encoding SIS domain-containing protein, with amino-acid sequence MLKEAMSAADCVALQLENDVERYAELGRKLRTTTFNTALTVARGSSDHAANYCAYLIMARMGRIVASLPMSLVTLYKSPLVTRDTLTIAISQSGQSPDVVEPIRYFRDGGATTIALVNDIDSPLAAAAEWAMPLRAGKEQSVAATKSFITSLVAGARLVAQWQNDPELTEGLAALPEALRRATEVDWSPALEVLTPARNIMVVGRGISFPIALESALKFKETSALQAEAFSGAEIKHGPMALIEDGYPLLIFATRGPTQVGLIALAAEMRTRGARVLLAAPADVPERDLTLPTAATPDLDPIVAVQAFYVMAAQLSKARGMDPDRPRHLSKVTKTN; translated from the coding sequence ATGCTTAAAGAAGCCATGTCCGCCGCCGACTGCGTCGCCCTGCAACTGGAAAACGACGTCGAACGCTACGCGGAACTGGGCCGCAAGCTGAGGACCACCACCTTCAACACCGCGCTGACGGTGGCGCGTGGCAGTTCCGACCACGCCGCCAATTACTGCGCCTACCTGATCATGGCGCGCATGGGCCGCATCGTCGCGTCCCTGCCGATGTCGCTGGTGACCTTGTACAAGTCACCGCTGGTCACGCGCGACACGCTCACCATCGCCATTTCGCAATCGGGCCAGAGCCCGGACGTGGTTGAACCGATCCGCTACTTCCGCGACGGTGGCGCTACCACCATCGCGCTGGTCAACGATATCGATTCGCCCCTGGCCGCCGCCGCCGAATGGGCAATGCCGCTGCGCGCAGGTAAAGAACAGAGCGTGGCTGCCACCAAGAGCTTCATCACCAGCCTGGTAGCCGGCGCGCGCCTTGTCGCGCAGTGGCAGAACGACCCGGAACTGACCGAAGGACTGGCCGCCCTGCCCGAGGCATTGCGCCGCGCCACCGAGGTGGACTGGTCGCCGGCGCTGGAAGTGCTCACGCCGGCCCGCAACATCATGGTGGTCGGACGCGGCATCAGTTTTCCGATCGCGCTCGAATCGGCGCTCAAGTTCAAGGAAACCTCGGCCCTGCAGGCGGAAGCCTTCAGCGGCGCCGAAATCAAGCACGGCCCGATGGCCTTGATCGAAGACGGCTACCCGCTGCTGATTTTCGCAACGCGCGGACCGACCCAGGTCGGCCTGATTGCGCTGGCAGCCGAAATGCGCACCCGCGGCGCGCGCGTGCTGCTGGCCGCGCCCGCCGACGTGCCCGAGCGCGACCTGACCTTGCCGACCGCCGCCACCCCGGACCTCGACCCGATCGTCGCCGTGCAGGCGTTCTATGTGATGGCGGCGCAACTGTCGAAAGCGCGCGGCATGGACCCGGACCGTCCGCGCCACCTCAGCAAAGTCACCAAGACCAACTGA
- a CDS encoding ABC transporter substrate-binding protein encodes MKTILLTALMALGLAASAAAAETKIEFWTFSMKPKFTPFFESVARNYEAANPGVKIEWIDFPWDVIQTKLVTRIVAGTPPALVNLNVPWADEYARDELLTPVDALLGASKASYIPSTLEDLRFKGKTYGFPMYSNVAVIAYNQTIFKDAGLTRGPQSFDEQLAFARQIAARTGKAGIAPALSKIDGLFMWQGLAVIKDGKAVFNSEQHVALVQKLAATYKAGGLLKESLFAEDNFPAVVDAYKGGRLGMLLAPPTALKRIQNDAKEIYAITSVAPAPLGPTGIADGGWLIHFAIPKSVDAKLLPAVGKFALYLTGDANQLAFAKQASVFPTTVRAAADPYFLALPANAGAAEKAVEAGARSMAHSHTLYVAGIDDYDELRRSLVKAVEAGVTGKQDVQQALDQAVAIWNKKLSKQRLH; translated from the coding sequence ATGAAAACGATACTACTGACGGCATTGATGGCACTGGGGCTGGCGGCTTCGGCGGCCGCCGCCGAGACGAAAATCGAGTTCTGGACCTTCAGCATGAAGCCCAAGTTCACGCCGTTTTTCGAATCGGTGGCGCGCAATTACGAGGCTGCCAATCCGGGCGTGAAGATCGAATGGATCGATTTTCCGTGGGATGTCATCCAGACCAAGCTGGTCACGCGCATCGTGGCCGGCACGCCGCCGGCGCTGGTCAACCTGAACGTGCCCTGGGCCGACGAATACGCGCGCGACGAACTGCTCACGCCCGTCGACGCCCTGCTCGGCGCATCCAAAGCCAGCTACATTCCCAGCACCCTGGAAGACCTGCGCTTCAAGGGCAAGACCTACGGCTTCCCGATGTACAGCAACGTCGCCGTGATCGCCTACAACCAGACGATCTTCAAGGACGCGGGTCTGACGCGCGGCCCGCAAAGCTTCGACGAGCAGCTTGCCTTCGCGCGCCAGATCGCCGCGCGCACCGGCAAGGCCGGCATCGCCCCGGCGCTGTCGAAAATCGATGGCCTGTTCATGTGGCAGGGCCTGGCCGTCATCAAGGATGGCAAGGCGGTGTTCAATTCGGAGCAGCACGTGGCGCTGGTGCAAAAACTCGCCGCGACCTACAAGGCCGGCGGCCTGCTCAAGGAAAGCCTGTTCGCCGAAGATAACTTTCCCGCCGTGGTCGACGCCTACAAGGGCGGGCGCCTGGGCATGCTGCTGGCACCACCGACGGCACTCAAACGCATCCAGAACGACGCGAAAGAGATCTACGCCATCACCAGCGTGGCGCCGGCGCCGCTCGGCCCGACCGGCATTGCCGATGGCGGCTGGCTGATTCATTTCGCGATACCCAAAAGCGTGGACGCGAAGCTGCTTCCAGCGGTCGGCAAGTTCGCGCTGTACCTGACGGGCGACGCCAACCAGCTGGCCTTTGCCAAGCAGGCCAGCGTGTTCCCCACCACCGTCAGGGCGGCTGCCGATCCTTACTTCCTGGCGCTGCCGGCCAACGCCGGCGCGGCCGAAAAGGCCGTGGAAGCTGGCGCGCGCTCGATGGCCCATTCGCACACCCTGTACGTGGCCGGTATCGACGATTACGACGAACTTCGCCGCTCGCTGGTCAAGGCGGTCGAAGCGGGCGTCACCGGCAAGCAGGACGTGCAGCAGGCGCTCGACCAGGCCGTGGCGATCTGGAACAAGAAGCTGTCCAAACAGAGGTTGCATTAA
- a CDS encoding GntR family transcriptional regulator: MLAQLSDFKPDADSVTPLYMQLANKLSAGITSGDWRANEALPSERMLSDMLDISRVTARKAIDMLCDRGMLTRRRGSGTYITPKLEQPLSRLTSFSEELSQRGFTAGSRWLEREIGVAAPLELLSLGLSPNMPVARLRRLRTADDVVMAIETTTIPAIHMPDPHGVTDSLYGYLEARGAIPMRALQHIRAVNANAEQARLAGLAPGAAMLHITRVSYLDSGAAVELTHSFCRSDYYEFVAESRR; the protein is encoded by the coding sequence ATGCTTGCGCAGCTTAGCGATTTCAAGCCCGACGCCGACAGCGTCACCCCGCTGTACATGCAGCTGGCGAACAAACTATCGGCCGGCATCACCAGCGGCGACTGGCGCGCCAACGAAGCGCTGCCGTCCGAGCGCATGCTCTCGGACATGCTCGACATCTCGCGCGTCACCGCGCGCAAGGCCATCGACATGCTGTGCGACCGCGGCATGCTCACGCGCCGGCGCGGCTCCGGTACCTACATCACGCCGAAACTGGAGCAGCCGCTCTCGCGCCTGACCAGCTTTTCGGAAGAACTGAGCCAGCGCGGTTTCACCGCCGGCTCGCGCTGGCTCGAACGCGAGATCGGCGTGGCCGCCCCGCTGGAACTACTCTCGCTTGGCCTGTCGCCGAACATGCCGGTGGCGCGCCTGCGCCGCCTGCGCACCGCCGACGACGTGGTGATGGCGATCGAAACGACCACCATCCCGGCCATCCACATGCCCGACCCGCACGGCGTGACCGATTCGCTGTACGGCTACCTCGAGGCGCGCGGCGCCATTCCGATGCGCGCCCTGCAGCATATCCGCGCCGTCAACGCCAATGCGGAGCAGGCGCGCCTGGCCGGTCTGGCCCCGGGTGCGGCAATGCTGCACATTACCCGTGTGAGTTACCTGGACAGCGGCGCGGCGGTGGAACTGACCCACTCGTTCTGCCGCAGTGATTATTATGAATTCGTAGCGGAGTCGCGCCGATGA
- a CDS encoding BadF/BadG/BcrA/BcrD ATPase family protein: MIEYLIGVDGGGTGTRVRLARADGSQLAQGQGGPSGLSLGIAQAWNSVAEAITSAFGAAGIAQPANAGIAIGLGLAGVHNPQWAEQFIAADPGFGALRLENDGFTTLMGAHGGKPGTIVAIGTGSVGQALLADGSLREVGGWGFPTGDEAGGGWMGLRAIAHIEKVIDGRASHSTFAQAVIDACGGERNAIQVWIGGATQTVFASLAPLVVAHADNNDTARAILADAGREVALMAHALDPSGQLPLALCGGLGEPLRAYLPPDLLARSVAPLGDSASGALRMIELHVRGH; this comes from the coding sequence ATGATCGAATATCTCATCGGCGTCGATGGCGGTGGAACCGGTACCAGGGTGCGCCTGGCGCGCGCCGACGGCAGCCAGTTGGCACAAGGCCAGGGCGGGCCGTCCGGCCTCTCGCTCGGCATCGCGCAGGCGTGGAACTCGGTCGCCGAGGCGATCACCTCGGCCTTCGGCGCGGCCGGCATCGCGCAACCCGCCAATGCCGGCATCGCCATCGGTCTGGGCCTGGCCGGCGTGCACAATCCGCAGTGGGCCGAACAATTCATCGCCGCCGATCCCGGTTTCGGCGCCTTGCGCCTCGAGAACGACGGTTTCACCACGCTGATGGGCGCGCACGGCGGCAAACCGGGCACCATCGTCGCCATCGGCACCGGCAGCGTGGGCCAGGCTTTGCTGGCCGACGGCAGCCTGCGCGAAGTTGGCGGCTGGGGCTTCCCGACCGGCGACGAAGCCGGCGGCGGCTGGATGGGCTTGCGCGCCATCGCCCACATCGAAAAAGTCATCGACGGCCGCGCGTCGCACAGCACCTTTGCGCAAGCGGTGATCGACGCCTGCGGCGGCGAACGCAATGCGATCCAGGTCTGGATCGGCGGCGCCACCCAGACCGTCTTTGCCTCGCTCGCCCCGCTGGTGGTGGCCCATGCCGACAACAACGACACCGCGCGCGCCATCCTGGCCGACGCCGGGCGCGAAGTGGCATTGATGGCGCACGCGCTCGACCCATCCGGCCAACTGCCGCTGGCCCTGTGCGGCGGCCTTGGCGAACCGCTGCGCGCTTACCTGCCGCCAGACCTGCTGGCACGCAGCGTCGCTCCCCTGGGCGACTCCGCCAGCGGCGCGCTGCGCATGATCGAACTCCACGTGAGAGGACACTAA
- the nagA gene encoding N-acetylglucosamine-6-phosphate deacetylase yields the protein MSDAIKGNILTTSGWINGAISFGERVTSISGGAVDPSVNGDDYIIPGFIDLHVHGGGGKDIMEAGDAPHVIAAMHAKHGTTCLLATTMTAPPHEITAALKAIGAACAARRQGAARILGVHLEGPYINSGKLGAQPNYARAATLAEVQQLGSYAPMRLITVAPEIAGHLNLVRELSNAGIRVQIGHTLGSYEDGVAALEHGAAGFTHLFNAMSGLHHREPGMVGAALAHAQYAELIPDLLHVHPGAIKVALRSIPHLYCVTDSTAATGMPDGDYKLGRHSVQKCMGGVRLPDGTLAGSTLTMDQALRNLVSLGLSLEDASHRVSTYAADYLGETERGRLAPGTFADMVVLDRDLKIKAVYIEGEKCDLTDA from the coding sequence ATGAGCGATGCAATCAAGGGCAATATCCTGACCACCAGCGGCTGGATCAACGGCGCGATCAGCTTCGGCGAACGCGTGACCAGCATCAGCGGCGGCGCGGTCGATCCATCCGTCAACGGCGACGACTACATCATCCCCGGCTTCATCGACCTGCACGTGCATGGCGGTGGCGGCAAGGACATCATGGAGGCCGGCGACGCGCCCCACGTGATCGCCGCCATGCATGCAAAGCATGGCACCACCTGCCTGCTGGCCACCACCATGACCGCGCCGCCGCACGAAATCACCGCCGCGCTCAAAGCCATCGGCGCCGCCTGCGCCGCGCGCCGCCAAGGCGCGGCGCGCATTCTCGGCGTGCATCTGGAAGGCCCGTACATCAACTCCGGCAAGCTGGGAGCGCAGCCGAACTACGCGCGCGCCGCCACCCTGGCCGAAGTGCAGCAGCTGGGCAGCTATGCGCCGATGCGCCTCATTACCGTGGCGCCGGAAATCGCCGGCCACCTGAACCTGGTGCGCGAACTCAGTAACGCCGGCATCCGCGTGCAGATCGGGCACACGCTCGGTTCGTACGAAGATGGCGTGGCCGCGCTGGAGCACGGCGCGGCCGGTTTCACGCACCTGTTCAACGCCATGAGCGGCCTGCATCACCGCGAGCCGGGCATGGTTGGCGCGGCGCTGGCGCATGCGCAGTACGCCGAACTGATTCCCGACCTGCTGCACGTGCACCCGGGGGCCATCAAGGTGGCGCTGCGTTCGATCCCGCACCTGTACTGCGTCACCGATTCCACCGCCGCCACCGGCATGCCCGACGGCGACTACAAGCTTGGCCGCCACAGCGTGCAGAAATGCATGGGCGGCGTGCGCCTGCCCGACGGCACCCTGGCCGGCAGCACGCTGACGATGGACCAGGCGCTGCGCAACCTGGTGAGCCTGGGCCTGTCGCTGGAAGACGCCTCGCACCGGGTGTCGACCTACGCCGCCGACTACCTCGGCGAAACCGAACGCGGACGCCTGGCGCCGGGCACCTTTGCCGACATGGTGGTCCTGGACCGCGACCTGAAAATCAAAGCTGTCTATATCGAAGGAGAAAAGTGTGACCTCACTGATGCTTAA
- a CDS encoding tetratricopeptide repeat protein: protein MSQFRLARISLILAAIGLNAAPALMTSATAQSAPATPATSAAPTKPETVRPELYKLLDPAAVKVLIDGKKFAEVQERLTAAEAYANRTPYENYVIERMKFSLGSASGNEAMTMSSLEAVINSPSTPAVDKPEFILAMGNLQNNAKNYTKAIEWMKRYIAEGGSPSRVRASMSRAYYLNNDLATAKTEAQTHLAELEKAGTPPAEGDLRLLVAIAGKQKDWPAYTVALEKLIAAYPSQDLWADLLHRMYGKTSFNSRLLLDAYRLESTVLKQLEAETYVNMAEEAVRSGFPVEAKKAVDAGFAANVLGTGADAAKHKSLRDRVSKAAADDAKNIATGEASAAKMKDGTGLVNLGYAYVTMDEFDKGIERIEKGIAKGGLKRPEEAKLKLGMAYVKAGRKDDAIKTFETIKGNDGIGDLARYWTMWLKRPADTAAPVAAK, encoded by the coding sequence ATGTCCCAGTTTCGTCTTGCTCGTATCAGTCTGATCTTGGCCGCCATCGGCCTGAACGCCGCACCCGCCCTGATGACCAGCGCCACCGCGCAATCCGCTCCAGCCACGCCTGCGACCAGTGCCGCTCCAACCAAACCTGAAACCGTCCGTCCGGAGCTGTACAAGCTGCTGGACCCGGCCGCCGTTAAGGTCTTGATCGACGGAAAGAAATTCGCTGAAGTCCAGGAAAGACTGACTGCCGCGGAAGCCTACGCCAACCGCACCCCGTATGAAAACTACGTCATCGAGCGCATGAAATTCTCGCTCGGTTCTGCCAGCGGCAACGAAGCGATGACAATGAGCTCGCTCGAAGCGGTCATCAACTCGCCAAGCACGCCGGCGGTCGACAAGCCGGAATTCATCCTGGCGATGGGCAATCTGCAAAACAACGCCAAGAACTATACGAAGGCGATCGAATGGATGAAGCGCTACATCGCCGAGGGCGGTTCGCCGTCGCGCGTGCGTGCCTCGATGTCGCGTGCCTACTACCTGAATAACGATCTGGCCACGGCCAAGACCGAAGCGCAGACCCACCTGGCCGAACTGGAAAAGGCTGGCACCCCACCGGCAGAGGGCGATCTGCGCCTGCTGGTCGCTATCGCCGGCAAGCAAAAAGACTGGCCGGCCTACACGGTCGCGCTGGAAAAGCTGATTGCGGCCTACCCGAGCCAGGACCTGTGGGCGGACCTGCTGCACCGCATGTACGGCAAGACCAGCTTCAACTCGCGCCTGCTGCTCGACGCGTATCGTCTGGAATCGACCGTGCTGAAACAGCTGGAAGCCGAGACCTATGTCAACATGGCTGAAGAGGCAGTGCGCTCCGGCTTCCCGGTCGAAGCAAAGAAGGCGGTTGATGCCGGCTTCGCCGCCAACGTCCTGGGCACTGGCGCGGATGCTGCCAAGCACAAGTCGCTGCGCGACCGCGTCAGCAAGGCCGCGGCCGACGACGCGAAGAACATCGCCACTGGCGAAGCCAGCGCTGCCAAGATGAAAGACGGCACGGGCCTCGTGAATCTGGGTTACGCCTACGTGACCATGGACGAATTCGACAAGGGCATCGAGCGCATCGAAAAAGGTATCGCCAAGGGCGGCCTGAAGCGTCCGGAAGAAGCCAAGCTCAAGCTGGGCATGGCGTACGTCAAGGCCGGCCGCAAGGACGATGCGATCAAGACGTTCGAGACCATCAAGGGTAACGATGGCATCGGCGACTTGGCGCGTTACTGGACCATGTGGCTCAAGCGCCCGGCCGATACGGCAGCGCCAGTGGCAGCGAAGTAA
- a CDS encoding MFS transporter, with translation MDLTKTTKKDRSPLTWVPSLYFAQGLPFFAVALVAGQMFKSMGVANDDIAHWTAAIMSAWIFKPLWSPFLELASSKKIIVVSFQLIGGACLGLVAVALHMPFWFAACVVMLTLVAISSATHDVACDGLYISSLTQKEQAAYAGWTGTFFNAGRFISAGGLLLLAGYFEKTMGVASAWTIVFCILAAMMIMLGLYNGWALPLAKNPASADITAQAIARTLKEVIIDFFKKPGIWVSVLFIILFRAGEAQVQTIGPLFLREARELGGLGLSTTEVGAVYGTAGTVAFVIGSIAGGYFTSWLGLKRAILALILAVNLPNLVFYFLATARPTDLTLIGAALSVEMFGYGFGFVGLILYMMQVVAPGKYQTAHYAFATGIMQLGFSLFKWVSGDIQIALGYQNFFLWVLAAAVPVAILSQIIPMSASERQQAELAAAKPSTAL, from the coding sequence ATGGATCTCACGAAAACAACTAAAAAAGACCGCAGCCCGCTGACCTGGGTGCCCAGCCTGTACTTCGCGCAGGGCCTGCCCTTTTTCGCGGTCGCACTGGTGGCCGGCCAGATGTTCAAGAGCATGGGCGTGGCCAACGACGACATCGCCCACTGGACCGCGGCCATCATGTCGGCATGGATCTTCAAGCCGCTGTGGAGTCCCTTCCTCGAACTGGCGAGCAGCAAGAAGATCATCGTGGTCAGCTTCCAGCTGATCGGGGGCGCCTGCCTCGGCCTGGTGGCGGTGGCGCTGCACATGCCGTTCTGGTTTGCGGCCTGCGTCGTCATGCTCACGCTGGTCGCCATCTCCTCGGCCACCCACGACGTGGCCTGCGACGGCTTGTACATCTCCAGCCTGACGCAGAAGGAACAGGCGGCCTACGCCGGCTGGACCGGCACCTTCTTCAATGCCGGCCGCTTCATTTCGGCCGGCGGCCTGCTGCTGCTGGCCGGGTACTTCGAGAAAACCATGGGCGTGGCCTCGGCCTGGACCATCGTGTTCTGCATCCTGGCGGCGATGATGATCATGCTCGGCCTGTACAACGGCTGGGCGCTGCCGCTGGCGAAGAACCCGGCCAGCGCCGACATCACGGCGCAGGCGATCGCACGCACGCTCAAGGAAGTGATCATCGACTTTTTCAAAAAGCCGGGGATCTGGGTATCGGTCCTGTTCATCATCCTGTTCCGCGCGGGCGAAGCGCAGGTGCAGACCATCGGCCCGCTGTTCCTGCGCGAGGCGCGCGAGCTGGGCGGGCTGGGACTGAGCACCACCGAAGTGGGCGCCGTGTACGGCACCGCCGGCACCGTCGCCTTCGTCATCGGCAGTATCGCGGGCGGCTATTTCACCTCGTGGCTGGGCCTCAAGCGCGCCATCCTGGCGCTGATCCTGGCGGTGAACCTGCCCAACCTGGTGTTCTACTTCCTGGCGACCGCCCGGCCGACCGACCTGACCCTGATCGGCGCGGCGCTCAGCGTGGAGATGTTCGGCTACGGCTTCGGCTTCGTCGGCCTGATTCTGTACATGATGCAGGTGGTCGCGCCGGGCAAATACCAGACCGCGCACTACGCGTTCGCGACCGGGATCATGCAGCTGGGCTTCTCGCTGTTCAAATGGGTCAGCGGCGACATCCAGATCGCGCTCGGATACCAGAACTTCTTCCTGTGGGTGCTGGCGGCCGCGGTGCCGGTGGCGATCCTGTCGCAAATCATTCCGATGAGCGCCAGCGAACGCCAGCAGGCCGAACTGGCGGCCGCCAAGCCGTCGACGGCGCTCTAA
- a CDS encoding carbohydrate ABC transporter permease encodes MRARSLATFGHYLILCVLAVVCVFPFWWTLVTAISTEGNVFAFPPTFWPRAPSLENFAEVFRAIPILAFFKNSVLIAVCTVFWKLALCSMAAYPLARMHFRGRKLVFGVILATLVLPSEVNFLVNFITVTKLSLVDTYTGVILPNVVTAVAILLLKQAFEEVPQDLIDAARVDGASEWIIFSKIMLPLIAPWLATVGILTAVEAWNEYIWPSIVMSKPDEFPLSVGVLYLRGTFGSSTRVIAAGTVLTILPTLAAFLFTQRFFMRGMDGAVK; translated from the coding sequence ATGCGCGCGCGTTCGCTGGCCACGTTCGGCCATTACCTGATCCTGTGCGTGCTGGCCGTGGTGTGCGTGTTCCCGTTCTGGTGGACGCTGGTCACGGCGATATCGACCGAAGGCAATGTGTTCGCCTTTCCGCCGACGTTCTGGCCACGCGCGCCGTCGCTGGAAAACTTCGCGGAGGTGTTTCGCGCGATTCCGATTCTCGCCTTTTTCAAGAACTCGGTGCTGATCGCCGTGTGCACCGTGTTCTGGAAGCTGGCACTGTGTTCGATGGCGGCCTATCCGCTGGCGCGCATGCACTTCCGCGGCCGCAAACTGGTGTTCGGCGTGATCCTCGCAACGCTGGTGCTGCCGTCGGAGGTGAACTTCCTGGTGAACTTCATCACCGTCACCAAGCTGTCGCTGGTGGACACCTACACCGGCGTGATTCTGCCCAACGTGGTCACGGCAGTGGCCATTTTGCTGCTCAAGCAGGCTTTTGAAGAAGTGCCGCAAGACCTGATCGATGCCGCCCGCGTCGACGGCGCCTCGGAGTGGATCATCTTCAGCAAGATCATGCTGCCGCTGATCGCGCCGTGGCTGGCCACGGTCGGCATCCTGACCGCGGTCGAAGCCTGGAACGAGTACATCTGGCCCTCGATCGTGATGAGCAAGCCCGATGAATTTCCGCTGTCGGTGGGCGTGCTGTATTTGCGCGGCACCTTCGGCAGCAGTACCCGCGTGATCGCCGCCGGCACCGTGCTGACGATCCTGCCCACGCTGGCCGCCTTCCTGTTCACGCAGCGCTTCTTCATGCGCGGCATGGACGGCGCAGTCAAGTAA